A window of the Arenibacter algicola genome harbors these coding sequences:
- a CDS encoding alginate lyase family protein, protein MDPNRLNLLIQTLKHLRLKQIYYQLYYLIRNKLYKGNYVKELKTQILPLNWYDQFFYANSYTKENTFTFLNLTYHFEDCINWNHKGYGKLWTYNLNYFDFLNQKLINPDTGLKLIHNYVKNEESLKDGKEPYPISLRGINWIKFLSNNAIYDHGVNQVLKNHYQRLIHNLEFHLLGNHLLENGYSLLFGAYYFRDESFYREAKKILTKELKEQILKDGGHFELSPMYHQILLHRLLDIINLIRLNNWKSDTLLPFLEKKANKMLSWLEAITLKNGTVPMVNDSTYGIAPTSNELFSYAKQLGIKWKPIPLSDSGYRMFRKKNYELLVDVGNIGPSYQPGHAHSDTFNFELYYKNQPVIVDTGISTYEKNTRRIKERSTASHNTVEINNQEQTEVWDGFRVARRAKIVRLNENTNTVSATHNGYKKLGILHTRNFICDSNKIIIQDTFSKGNGYKKSAFIHLHPDVNRIQITDNIIHIIDGNIEVVLEGDVDIKINFYRYSLGFNKLVESKKIVINFTSDLTTTINFN, encoded by the coding sequence ATGGATCCAAATAGGTTAAACCTGCTTATACAAACTCTAAAACATCTTAGACTAAAGCAAATATATTATCAACTATATTATTTAATTCGTAATAAATTATATAAAGGAAATTATGTAAAAGAATTAAAAACCCAAATACTTCCTCTAAATTGGTATGACCAGTTCTTTTATGCTAATAGTTATACAAAGGAAAATACGTTTACTTTTCTTAATCTAACATACCACTTTGAAGATTGTATTAATTGGAATCATAAAGGCTATGGAAAACTTTGGACCTACAATTTAAACTATTTTGATTTTTTAAATCAAAAATTAATTAACCCGGATACAGGTCTAAAGTTAATTCACAACTATGTAAAAAATGAAGAGTCCCTAAAAGATGGAAAGGAACCCTATCCAATATCATTGAGGGGCATCAACTGGATTAAATTTTTATCCAATAATGCGATATATGATCACGGTGTGAACCAAGTTCTTAAAAATCATTATCAAAGATTAATCCATAATTTGGAGTTTCATTTATTGGGCAACCATTTGTTGGAAAATGGTTATTCCTTATTGTTTGGAGCATACTATTTTAGGGATGAATCTTTTTATAGGGAGGCAAAAAAAATATTAACAAAAGAACTAAAGGAGCAAATATTAAAGGATGGCGGACATTTTGAACTTTCCCCCATGTATCATCAAATTTTACTCCATCGTTTATTGGATATTATTAATCTAATTCGATTAAATAATTGGAAAAGTGATACTTTATTACCCTTTCTGGAAAAAAAAGCAAATAAAATGCTTTCTTGGTTAGAAGCTATTACCTTAAAAAACGGTACAGTACCAATGGTAAATGATTCCACTTATGGAATAGCCCCTACATCCAATGAATTATTTAGTTATGCCAAACAACTTGGAATCAAATGGAAACCTATCCCATTATCAGATTCAGGATATAGAATGTTTCGGAAAAAGAACTACGAATTGCTTGTAGATGTTGGAAATATTGGACCAAGTTACCAGCCGGGACATGCACATTCAGATACTTTTAATTTTGAATTGTATTATAAAAATCAACCTGTAATAGTAGATACTGGTATCTCCACCTACGAAAAAAATACTAGGAGAATAAAGGAAAGAAGTACGGCTAGTCACAACACCGTCGAAATAAATAACCAAGAACAAACAGAAGTTTGGGATGGATTTAGAGTAGCTCGTCGTGCGAAAATTGTAAGATTAAATGAAAACACCAATACGGTTTCCGCAACACATAACGGCTACAAAAAACTAGGCATATTACATACTCGAAATTTTATCTGTGATTCTAACAAGATAATAATTCAGGATACTTTTTCAAAAGGGAATGGCTATAAAAAGTCCGCTTTTATTCATTTACACCCCGATGTAAACCGTATTCAAATTACCGACAATATAATACACATTATAGATGGTAATATTGAAGTCGTTTTGGAAGGAGACGTTGACATTAAAATAAATTTCTACCGATATTCCTTGGGATTTAATAAACTAGTAGAATCGAAAAAAATCGTGATAAACTTTACTTCAGATTTAACCACTACAATAAATTTTAACTAG
- a CDS encoding bi-domain-containing oxidoreductase, producing the protein MKQIIQDLKKGETILEEVPVPMVKTGHVLIKTTRSLVSLGTERMLVEFGKANFIQKARQQPDKVKMVLDKVKTDGLKPTMDAVLNKLNQPIPLGYCNVGVVVAIGNGVTEFKIGDRVASNGNHVEYVNVPKNLVAKIPDNVSDEEAVFTVIGSIGLQGIRLLIPTFGETIVVVGLGLIGLVTAELLLANGCNVIGFDFDPEKVKIAKEKGIIAINPGDGTDQIKFVGSYTNGIGADGVIITASNKSNEIISQSANMCRKRGRIVLVGVIGLDISRADFYEKEISFQVSCSYGPGRYDEEYEQKGHDYPIGYVRWTEKRNFEAILNAISKGVLNVKPLITERVSLKDFQKVYGGMANSKSIASVLEYDSTETPTSTINIVNKNFQGKKGIIGIIGAGNFTSSTILPNLKKIKADVKYIASSGGLSSTIMAKRHGIANSTSNYKEILEDNEVDLVLITTQHNLHAPMVLETINAGKSVFVEKPLALTNHELDKIVTAYNSQNVSVSVGFNRRFAPLARKMKKLLGNNGTPINIIATMNAGFIPLDVWVHDMQIGGGRIIGEACHYIDLCSYLAGSKVTSVCMSAMGTHPEENTDNASILLKYENGTNAVINYFANGSKGYSKERVEVYSEERTIIMDNWRKLKAYGFKGMGTNSSKQDKGHFNQFKELLQQQQKGGNPVIPFDEIVNTTKTSFAAIESLKQGKWIQIG; encoded by the coding sequence ATGAAACAAATCATACAAGACCTTAAGAAAGGGGAAACTATATTGGAAGAAGTACCGGTCCCTATGGTCAAAACCGGACATGTTCTAATTAAGACAACTAGGTCATTGGTTTCATTAGGAACGGAAAGAATGTTGGTAGAATTTGGAAAAGCCAATTTTATCCAAAAAGCTCGACAACAACCGGACAAAGTAAAAATGGTTTTGGATAAAGTAAAAACAGACGGACTAAAACCTACAATGGACGCTGTTCTCAACAAGCTTAATCAGCCTATACCTTTAGGTTATTGTAATGTTGGAGTGGTAGTAGCAATAGGCAATGGTGTAACAGAGTTCAAGATAGGAGATCGAGTTGCATCAAACGGAAATCATGTGGAATATGTAAATGTTCCTAAAAATTTAGTTGCCAAGATCCCGGATAACGTATCAGATGAAGAAGCTGTATTTACAGTGATAGGTTCTATTGGATTACAAGGAATACGATTATTAATTCCAACATTTGGTGAAACCATTGTAGTAGTAGGTTTGGGATTAATAGGTTTGGTAACGGCAGAATTGCTTTTGGCCAATGGATGTAATGTAATCGGATTTGATTTTGATCCTGAAAAAGTAAAAATAGCTAAAGAGAAAGGAATTATAGCCATTAATCCTGGTGATGGTACCGATCAGATAAAGTTTGTTGGATCTTATACCAATGGAATAGGAGCAGATGGGGTTATTATTACAGCATCAAATAAAAGTAATGAGATTATTTCACAATCTGCCAATATGTGCAGAAAACGCGGAAGAATAGTTCTCGTTGGTGTTATTGGGTTAGATATAAGTAGAGCCGACTTTTATGAAAAAGAAATTTCCTTTCAAGTCTCATGCTCCTATGGTCCAGGACGATATGATGAAGAATATGAACAAAAAGGACATGACTATCCTATTGGCTATGTAAGATGGACAGAAAAAAGAAATTTTGAAGCCATACTAAATGCAATTTCGAAAGGAGTTCTTAATGTAAAACCTCTTATAACCGAAAGGGTTTCCCTAAAAGACTTTCAAAAAGTCTACGGAGGAATGGCAAATTCCAAGTCGATCGCTTCAGTTTTGGAATATGATTCCACCGAAACTCCAACCTCTACAATAAATATAGTCAACAAAAATTTTCAGGGTAAAAAAGGGATTATAGGGATTATAGGGGCAGGAAATTTTACTAGCTCAACCATACTCCCTAATCTTAAAAAAATAAAAGCCGATGTAAAATATATAGCAAGTTCTGGAGGATTATCCTCCACAATTATGGCAAAACGCCACGGTATTGCCAATTCAACATCAAACTATAAAGAGATTTTAGAGGACAATGAGGTGGACTTGGTGCTTATTACAACACAGCATAATTTACATGCCCCAATGGTCCTGGAAACTATTAATGCGGGTAAAAGTGTTTTTGTAGAAAAACCATTGGCCCTCACCAACCATGAATTAGATAAAATTGTTACAGCCTATAATTCTCAAAATGTATCGGTTTCCGTTGGTTTTAATAGGCGTTTTGCTCCATTGGCCAGGAAGATGAAAAAGCTCTTGGGAAATAATGGAACACCTATAAATATAATAGCCACAATGAACGCTGGTTTTATACCCCTGGATGTTTGGGTCCATGATATGCAAATTGGAGGCGGAAGGATAATAGGCGAAGCATGCCATTACATAGATTTGTGCTCCTACCTTGCAGGGAGTAAGGTTACATCAGTTTGCATGAGCGCAATGGGCACCCACCCTGAGGAAAACACGGATAACGCTAGCATTTTATTAAAGTACGAGAACGGAACCAATGCGGTTATAAATTACTTTGCCAATGGAAGTAAGGGATATTCAAAAGAAAGAGTTGAAGTATACTCTGAGGAACGTACTATAATCATGGATAATTGGAGAAAGTTAAAGGCATATGGCTTTAAAGGAATGGGCACCAATTCTTCCAAGCAGGATAAAGGCCATTTTAATCAATTTAAAGAACTGTTGCAACAGCAGCAAAAGGGCGGAAATCCAGTTATTCCTTTTGATGAGATTGTTAATACTACAAAAACCTCATTTGCAGCTATAGAATCTCTTAAACAAGGCAAATGGATCCAAATAGGTTAA
- a CDS encoding O-antigen polymerase, whose translation MVITYFLLVILLLHIIIFRQLIFNWNVFGVFFIATLLFSIAGIMAFPFFKPYFLLTFNSFKLELISDADIIKTQIIGTVGFLSVLYAYVFGISIMYKRVKCINHFNLSVNIKDNLSRVNFYVLTFGVLLFIFIYLFIKRDILIIGILDGLLGRQPEAILQSRAAITSSYIYTILIYNVLPFITIVAFYMSLKRKRLMNKILFLMLFFISFFLILALFQKRPLMIFMLSVLISGYVFKENLFPKKLKKIKTKKSRKRKYIMYLSFLFVLLLVLYYSATTYQFQNVFEAGAKLSEIVLTRVFGRLSVPAFCYVHYFPEVNDYYYFTNIGLFSKIFGFEHFPDTQVIFDYFSTVKVEGSMAINSVMDFYGAFGYFGMILGNLFLGLTISTLDTFLDKLEKNSINLIFIVFCFVFAYYLSQASLPRALLGYGFVFFVLTWIFLIKGFKIVLRKLT comes from the coding sequence ATGGTGATCACCTATTTTTTATTAGTCATACTGCTGTTACATATAATTATATTCAGACAACTGATATTTAATTGGAATGTCTTTGGTGTTTTTTTCATAGCTACACTTTTGTTTTCAATAGCGGGCATTATGGCGTTTCCTTTTTTCAAACCCTACTTCTTGCTCACCTTTAATTCTTTTAAGCTAGAACTAATTTCAGATGCAGACATAATTAAAACTCAAATCATAGGCACAGTTGGCTTTTTATCTGTTTTGTACGCTTATGTTTTTGGTATTTCCATAATGTACAAACGCGTAAAATGTATTAATCATTTTAATTTAAGCGTAAATATAAAAGACAATTTAAGCAGAGTTAATTTCTATGTACTTACGTTTGGGGTACTATTATTTATATTTATTTATTTATTCATAAAACGGGACATTTTGATAATTGGCATATTAGATGGTTTGTTAGGAAGACAGCCTGAGGCCATATTACAATCCCGAGCAGCAATTACATCGAGTTATATATATACTATTCTCATTTATAATGTGTTGCCATTTATTACGATAGTGGCATTTTATATGTCATTGAAAAGAAAGCGTCTTATGAACAAGATTTTATTTTTGATGTTGTTCTTTATATCCTTTTTTCTGATTTTGGCTCTTTTTCAAAAGAGGCCTTTGATGATCTTCATGCTCTCAGTCCTCATATCAGGGTACGTTTTTAAAGAAAATCTATTCCCTAAAAAATTAAAGAAAATCAAAACGAAAAAAAGCAGAAAGCGTAAATATATTATGTATTTAAGTTTTCTATTTGTGCTTTTGTTAGTTCTTTATTATTCCGCAACAACTTATCAATTTCAAAATGTTTTTGAAGCGGGTGCCAAACTTTCCGAAATTGTTTTGACAAGAGTTTTTGGAAGGTTATCAGTTCCTGCATTCTGTTATGTTCACTATTTCCCTGAGGTTAACGACTATTATTACTTTACTAATATAGGGTTATTTAGTAAGATTTTTGGTTTTGAACATTTCCCTGATACGCAAGTTATATTTGATTATTTTTCCACCGTAAAAGTGGAAGGCTCCATGGCCATCAATAGTGTGATGGACTTTTATGGTGCCTTTGGCTATTTCGGAATGATATTAGGAAATCTCTTTTTAGGACTTACAATTTCAACTTTAGATACCTTCCTTGATAAATTAGAAAAGAATAGCATCAACTTAATCTTTATTGTTTTTTGCTTTGTTTTCGCATATTACCTATCTCAGGCAAGTCTACCCAGGGCTTTATTAGGCTATGGTTTTGTATTTTTTGTTTTAACATGGATCTTTTTAATAAAGGGTTTTAAGATTGTCTTAAGAAAATTGACTTAG
- a CDS encoding O-antigen ligase family protein, with amino-acid sequence MKTAEPTYSLLKNLDVVFLLLSGVVVTFAIEKLNAPLIAILFAAQLFVLIKNKKANLKITWYFWCLMALFSLNLLGLLYTENLPKGFEMIGRQISFLLFPLFYGVYQIKNIALLFRVYCVSIFVLIFLFELDTVYRFLYKSDTFPLSLDLFLSYRYTGAELTKLLGVHNAYFGMYILFSNTLILNQLRQVKSTRIFALLFLLICVQSLFLLQMVAKTAIISNSILVVGSIIYILIKQKKLKLLFFVATLIALFAYFSSSYLKLPLERITERFEELNQGKKAERETRIKLWNAALPIIENNPIIGVGTGDVQDHLHAVYKKNNITSKSNIHNQYLDYLMRYGIIGLFIFLYVLGYALIHAYKTSNFIYFCFTLIVMGCCFTENILSRQWGITFYTCFNYLLYLNAKKD; translated from the coding sequence ATGAAAACCGCAGAGCCGACTTATTCCCTATTAAAGAACTTAGATGTAGTTTTTTTACTGCTTTCAGGTGTTGTTGTCACGTTTGCTATTGAGAAACTCAACGCGCCATTAATTGCAATTCTATTTGCCGCGCAGTTATTTGTATTGATTAAAAACAAAAAGGCTAATTTAAAAATCACTTGGTATTTTTGGTGCTTGATGGCTCTGTTTTCTTTAAATTTATTAGGCCTTTTGTATACCGAAAATCTCCCTAAGGGGTTTGAAATGATTGGTCGACAGATTAGTTTTCTATTATTCCCTTTGTTTTATGGCGTGTACCAGATTAAAAACATAGCCCTACTTTTCAGAGTCTATTGTGTTTCTATCTTTGTGCTAATTTTTCTTTTTGAACTTGATACAGTATATCGATTTCTTTATAAAAGCGATACATTTCCTTTATCATTAGACCTCTTCCTATCGTATCGATATACAGGGGCCGAACTCACCAAGTTGTTAGGCGTACACAATGCGTATTTTGGTATGTATATTCTATTTTCAAACACACTGATTTTAAATCAACTTCGACAGGTTAAAAGCACTCGAATCTTTGCGTTACTATTCCTACTGATTTGTGTACAATCCCTTTTCTTACTTCAAATGGTTGCCAAAACGGCTATTATTTCAAATTCCATTCTAGTAGTGGGATCAATCATCTATATTCTAATCAAACAGAAAAAGTTGAAATTGTTATTTTTTGTCGCCACATTAATTGCCCTATTTGCTTATTTTTCATCTTCTTATCTAAAATTGCCCTTAGAACGAATAACCGAAAGATTTGAAGAACTGAATCAAGGGAAAAAAGCAGAACGTGAGACTAGAATAAAACTATGGAATGCAGCACTACCCATTATAGAAAATAATCCAATAATTGGTGTAGGAACTGGCGATGTTCAAGACCATCTGCATGCAGTTTATAAAAAGAACAATATTACATCAAAAAGTAATATACATAATCAGTATTTAGACTATTTGATGAGATATGGTATCATCGGGCTGTTTATATTCTTGTACGTGCTCGGTTACGCTTTAATACATGCATATAAAACTAGCAATTTTATCTACTTTTGTTTTACACTAATTGTTATGGGTTGTTGTTTTACGGAGAATATTTTAAGTCGTCAATGGGGAATAACCTTTTACACCTGTTTCAATTACCTTTTGTACTTGAATGCCAAAAAAGATTAA
- a CDS encoding glycosyltransferase family protein: MNILFFISHQPNPRFVKQINFLAKNNTVSLAYFQRKTLADLDSSIDASVVRQNFGQIPNASRPVKRIWTYLKTIKSIKKLINANEFDVVLVNNLDVLLLYLFSRFKLFGKRDSTKVAIEISDLRKYVFSDGFMAKRLRGLEKRLYRKHIDKLIVTSEKYYTYHFEKFFSKDVFILENKLLSQEIKITESTDNQKSDKIVIGIVGLLLRKDEYIKLFETYREHAQVEIHVYGKGQYQGVVEEYAAKYSNIKYFGPYNAFTDTKRIYESIDIIYLIYDIHQVSLNNRLALPNKLYECMYYCVPLLCSKDTYLEEKVKEYGVGVSIDYKVEGEIEAGVEFLMINADKMKLHFKTLSKNLYLGDTDYVELESFLIQ, from the coding sequence GTGAACATTCTATTTTTCATATCTCACCAACCCAACCCAAGATTTGTTAAGCAAATCAATTTTTTAGCCAAAAACAATACCGTTTCGCTAGCGTATTTTCAGCGCAAAACTTTAGCTGATTTAGATAGCTCTATTGACGCAAGTGTGGTTCGTCAAAATTTTGGGCAGATTCCCAATGCTTCTAGACCGGTGAAGAGAATTTGGACGTATTTAAAAACCATTAAAAGCATAAAAAAGCTTATCAATGCAAATGAGTTTGATGTCGTTTTGGTGAATAATCTTGATGTGCTTTTATTGTACTTATTCTCCCGTTTTAAGTTATTTGGAAAAAGGGATTCGACGAAAGTGGCAATTGAGATTTCCGATCTTCGAAAATATGTTTTTAGTGATGGTTTTATGGCGAAAAGATTGCGTGGTTTAGAAAAGCGCCTCTATCGAAAGCATATTGATAAGTTGATCGTAACTTCTGAGAAGTACTATACCTATCATTTCGAAAAGTTCTTTTCTAAAGACGTTTTCATTTTGGAGAATAAATTGCTTTCCCAAGAAATAAAAATAACTGAGTCGACAGATAACCAAAAATCAGATAAAATAGTAATCGGTATTGTTGGCTTATTGTTACGGAAAGATGAGTACATAAAACTTTTTGAAACTTACCGAGAGCATGCTCAAGTAGAAATTCACGTATATGGAAAAGGTCAATATCAAGGTGTGGTTGAAGAGTATGCTGCGAAATACAGCAACATAAAATACTTCGGCCCCTACAACGCATTTACTGACACAAAACGGATTTACGAATCAATTGACATTATTTACTTGATTTATGATATTCATCAGGTATCATTAAATAATCGCTTAGCGTTACCGAATAAGCTTTATGAATGTATGTATTATTGTGTTCCATTGCTGTGTAGTAAGGATACTTATTTAGAGGAAAAGGTAAAAGAATATGGTGTAGGAGTGTCTATTGATTACAAAGTTGAAGGTGAAATTGAAGCTGGGGTTGAATTTCTTATGATCAATGCAGATAAAATGAAATTACATTTCAAAACCTTATCTAAAAATCTATATTTAGGCGATACCGATTACGTAGAACTAGAATCTTTTTTAATTCAATAA
- the asnB gene encoding asparagine synthase (glutamine-hydrolyzing), which translates to MCGISGIIAYNTITPSDEASLIAMRNAIVHRGPDHQGIWKNHSVVFGHNRLSIIDLSDEANQPMVSVYKDVIISFNGEIYNHAEIKEKLVGSQKFRTDHSDTEVIINAYKEWGLEKALRKFKGMFAFALYDIKKQTTFLVRDRMGKKPLYFSRVNDKLYFSSEIKALLESDEIDRTINEEAIYHYLSFLTVNAPDTFYSNISKLEVGTYIKYSKKEFTKNTYWNISDAINTKCDDSYDTAVDTIKEKLMRSMKYRNVSDVPIAVALSGGVDSSLNLLYSSKDNPNINAINLKYETSHEFNESENARRFSKELGVDYTQLEINQEKFESELLTLCDVLQDMPFGDPNSVLLYYISKEAQGTKSKILLVGEGGDELGGYPVYISMLKEYQFIQKVPNFLRGLLKYIPLKKRFDFFYKGDVVSRRQVHGFTEFEKKKFWKGKPYNSYAVLHNLMQEVKGGDFLRKVLNVEYKLRLPELILARVDYPTMAASVEARSPYMDFELIQYCASLPFELKMKNGAKSMIKDVAREYLPDYITNGKKVGFGMLLHPFLTESLPKMFKKEVVDNNDAPVKKYIQESFLKKLGNKKPNPQLGYRLWIIYSLNRWLILNLQRSNKNLKG; encoded by the coding sequence ATGTGCGGAATATCAGGAATAATTGCTTACAATACTATTACCCCATCTGACGAAGCATCCCTTATAGCAATGCGAAATGCTATCGTACATCGGGGGCCAGACCATCAAGGAATTTGGAAAAACCATTCTGTAGTTTTTGGACATAATCGATTGTCGATTATCGATTTATCAGATGAAGCGAATCAACCCATGGTTTCTGTATATAAAGATGTCATTATTTCTTTTAATGGGGAAATCTACAATCATGCAGAAATAAAAGAAAAGCTTGTGGGTTCGCAAAAATTTCGAACCGATCATTCAGATACAGAGGTCATTATCAATGCCTATAAAGAATGGGGTCTAGAAAAAGCTTTGCGGAAGTTCAAGGGCATGTTTGCCTTTGCTTTGTATGATATAAAAAAGCAAACCACGTTTTTGGTTCGCGATCGAATGGGCAAAAAACCGCTTTATTTTTCCCGAGTAAATGATAAGCTATACTTCTCTTCGGAAATAAAAGCACTTTTAGAATCCGATGAAATTGATAGAACCATTAATGAAGAAGCGATTTACCATTATCTATCTTTTTTGACCGTGAATGCACCAGATACATTCTATTCAAACATCTCCAAATTGGAGGTAGGCACTTATATCAAATATTCAAAAAAAGAATTCACAAAAAACACCTATTGGAATATTTCTGATGCCATAAATACCAAATGTGATGATAGCTATGATACTGCAGTAGATACCATTAAGGAAAAGCTAATGCGCTCCATGAAATACAGAAATGTATCTGATGTGCCCATTGCGGTAGCGTTAAGTGGAGGTGTTGATAGCTCCTTGAATCTTTTGTACAGCTCAAAAGACAACCCAAATATCAATGCGATTAATTTAAAATACGAGACATCACATGAGTTCAATGAATCTGAAAACGCCAGAAGATTTTCCAAAGAGCTCGGTGTTGATTATACCCAATTAGAAATCAATCAAGAAAAATTCGAGTCCGAACTATTAACGCTTTGCGATGTTTTACAGGATATGCCTTTTGGTGATCCTAACTCCGTTTTACTCTATTATATTTCTAAAGAAGCACAAGGTACGAAATCAAAAATCCTGTTGGTCGGTGAAGGAGGTGACGAACTAGGCGGCTATCCAGTATATATAAGTATGTTAAAAGAGTACCAGTTTATACAAAAAGTGCCCAATTTTCTAAGGGGTTTGTTAAAATACATTCCCTTAAAAAAACGGTTCGACTTCTTTTACAAGGGAGATGTAGTTTCCCGAAGACAGGTTCATGGTTTTACAGAATTTGAAAAGAAAAAGTTCTGGAAGGGCAAACCTTATAATTCTTATGCCGTTTTACATAATCTAATGCAAGAAGTTAAAGGAGGAGACTTTTTAAGAAAAGTATTGAACGTGGAATATAAACTGAGATTACCCGAGCTCATCTTGGCAAGAGTAGATTACCCAACTATGGCTGCAAGTGTAGAAGCCCGGTCACCATACATGGACTTTGAACTAATTCAATATTGTGCCAGTTTGCCTTTCGAATTAAAAATGAAAAACGGAGCGAAGTCAATGATAAAAGATGTTGCCAGGGAATACCTACCGGATTATATCACCAATGGTAAAAAAGTCGGTTTTGGTATGTTATTACATCCTTTTTTGACCGAATCCTTACCAAAAATGTTCAAAAAAGAAGTAGTCGATAATAATGATGCTCCGGTAAAAAAGTATATTCAAGAATCTTTCTTAAAAAAATTAGGTAATAAAAAACCAAATCCCCAATTAGGTTATCGCTTATGGATTATTTATTCATTAAATAGGTGGCTAATTTTGAACTTGCAGCGCAGTAATAAGAATTTAAAAGGATGA
- a CDS encoding MATE family efflux transporter, with protein sequence MKKKLGMNKISLDVLFSSLFAVLAVLFNFWLIKEAEFYLSAALLGTFMLIRRLAPTFSNLSQLGSSQALIRFTSLNKDDVEKIKCYFFISIVLWLASSLFLLILFTSFSEAIETLLLPDVADRNSYLALTFVYISILHLSYLILPYFLNLRKILMYNIINMMNASLVMLAVFLMVANSENLIEVLTLSLIIMAIIQLLILGYIILQLNLYRFPSKKMLQSESRSFFKYGLPRAAMTFLEMFMLTIGSLLVKKDHQLVGSFLIAITLARIVLIILQPISLLSSVIVGHNTDSDKPKKTLNLLFGGVIYSSVLVIVILYNWIDVLIRFWLTKEDTIIDAVSVFKILVFGLVPYCIFQGLKGYIEIRFYKPLNLFSIAIATLVHVLLFFVFNQFCETLISLSVSLMLAFVIMGLWSFSWCRKEIYKQTYFKFVYFLIISLILFGINYFINFYFPNLIGLVAALFLTAAGFLGFFIFGRIVFVKDVLSTFEFKFLDRFVR encoded by the coding sequence TTGAAAAAGAAACTGGGAATGAATAAAATTAGTTTAGACGTATTATTTAGTTCCCTTTTTGCTGTTTTGGCTGTGCTTTTTAATTTTTGGTTGATTAAGGAGGCAGAGTTTTATCTTTCTGCCGCTCTGTTAGGCACTTTTATGTTAATTCGAAGGTTGGCGCCAACCTTTTCGAACTTAAGTCAGTTAGGTTCTTCACAAGCCTTGATTCGTTTTACAAGTTTGAACAAAGATGATGTTGAGAAGATAAAATGCTATTTCTTTATATCAATCGTGCTTTGGCTGGCAAGCTCCCTATTTTTATTGATTTTGTTTACATCCTTCAGTGAAGCTATAGAGACGCTATTATTACCCGATGTAGCTGACAGAAATAGTTATCTGGCATTGACCTTTGTATATATTTCTATTTTGCATTTGAGCTATTTGATTCTTCCCTATTTCCTTAATCTTCGAAAAATTTTGATGTATAATATCATCAATATGATGAATGCTAGTTTGGTGATGCTGGCAGTATTTCTAATGGTTGCTAACTCCGAAAATTTGATTGAAGTATTAACTCTATCGTTGATAATAATGGCTATCATTCAGCTCTTGATTTTGGGGTATATTATTTTACAATTGAATTTGTACAGATTCCCTTCTAAAAAAATGCTGCAATCTGAGAGCAGGTCTTTTTTCAAATACGGATTGCCAAGGGCTGCAATGACTTTTTTAGAAATGTTCATGCTTACTATAGGGTCTTTATTGGTGAAGAAAGACCATCAGCTAGTAGGGTCTTTCTTAATAGCGATTACCTTGGCAAGGATAGTTTTAATTATACTTCAGCCGATATCATTATTGTCATCGGTTATTGTGGGCCATAACACAGATAGTGACAAGCCAAAGAAAACTTTAAATCTCTTATTTGGAGGTGTAATTTATTCTAGTGTACTTGTAATTGTCATCTTGTACAATTGGATTGATGTACTAATTCGCTTTTGGCTAACAAAAGAAGATACGATTATCGATGCAGTTTCTGTGTTTAAAATTCTGGTTTTTGGTCTGGTGCCCTATTGTATTTTTCAAGGCTTAAAGGGCTATATTGAAATTAGGTTTTACAAACCATTAAATTTATTTTCAATCGCCATTGCAACATTGGTACATGTACTATTGTTCTTTGTGTTCAACCAGTTCTGCGAAACGCTGATATCATTGTCAGTTTCGCTTATGTTAGCTTTTGTTATTATGGGTCTTTGGTCTTTTTCTTGGTGTCGAAAAGAAATATATAAGCAAACATATTTCAAGTTTGTATATTTTTTGATTATCTCTCTGATTCTTTTTGGAATTAACTATTTCATCAATTTTTACTTCCCTAATTTGATTGGTTTGGTTGCCGCCTTATTTTTAACGGCAGCAGGTTTTTTAGGATTCTTTATTTTTGGCAGAATTGTATTTGTAAAAGATGTGCTTAGCACATTTGAGTTTAAATTCTTGGATAGATTTGTCAGATAA